Below is a window of Candidatus Neomarinimicrobiota bacterium DNA.
GGTCTCTCGCCCCACTGGACAAAAAAAAGAGGCTGATTTTTATCAGCCTCTTTTTTTATAGTATCACTTATTATTTTTTTAAACACGCCTCTACATCAGGCAAGTGCTATTTTATACGGGCTTTTTCCTTAACATTTGTTTTATCTTTGGCTTTATTCTTTTTGGGCATAAACTCAGCAACGATCTCTGCTATTTCAGGTGCATCTATAACCTTATCATTCAAAGGCACGGAATCAAAATAGAAACTATTGTGCAGTTTATTGATCAGATCCTTATTCGTTTGTTTTTCAGCCTGAAGTCGGCTGATCAGTTGCATCCGTTTTGCATCATCCGCATAACGTTCTTCCAGAGTCTGACCTGCTTCCAGATTCTTTGACATCGCATCCAATCTATTGTTGGCAAACTTGATCCGTTTCATCTGGGCACTGACGTTTTTCATCTTTGAGACACCATCAACCCGGCGAATCTTCAGTGCGGTCGCATACTTGCCTTGTTTTCCGCTCCGCACCACAATGACCCCATTATGCTCTTTTGGATTCCGATGAAGTGATCCGGTTTTGGAACGAATCAGGAAATCGATATCACTGATCTCCTGTGCCAACCGAAGCTCTGTACGATCGTCAACATTAGCCAACAGGAAAACCAGATCAACGTTGTCTTTGATGGCAGCAACAGCTTGTTTTGCTGATTCTATGGGGTCATCAAATGTAAATTTCTTGAGCCTTTTGTCTCCAGAGGTCACACCGACAAAACCCAATTTATGGTCATGAGTTTCCACAATAATTGAAGACTCGAACATTTGTTTATCAGTGTCTGCATCCTTTATGTTGGCAGAAATAAAAGGGAATTCAGCCTGGTTTTGCAGCTCTCGGATGAATTCCCGGCCACCTGCCAGATCATTTGCGCCAATGTTTATCACCTGACAATTCATGACGTTGTAAGCACTTAAAACTGCCTGGGCTGTGGCTGTTAGACTCTCACGTTTTGATTGAACAATATAAGGACTTTTAAAAAAGGCATCGCCTGCATCAACAAAATAGATTGCCTCTGTTTCAGCCAGTTCCTTCATCACAGTATACTTCCTGGCAAGACCGCCAAGTTTATTAGATTTTCAGCCGCAGGGACCAACCTCGCCATGATTGCTGGCGGCAACCAGCAGGGTAAACTCATTTGGCGTATAATTAGAAGCGATCGAGTTATTTTTGCACCCCAATATCCCCACCGTGAGGAGAATCAGGATCATAACACTCTTCTTGATAATATTATTCATGCTACGGCTTTCTATTTTGCTTGTGCCATTATGGCTTCAATATCAGCTATCTCTTTTGGAACAGCCCCGGTCAGGTTTCGGTTCCCCTTTTCAGTGATCAAAATATTGTCCTCAATTCTAATGCCAATGCCGCGGTATTTTTCAGGAGCAGACGTTTTAGAATTCACATAGATCCCAGGTTCAACTGTAAAAACCATCCCTGGTTCCAGAACTCTGGATTTATTGTCCACCATATACTTCCCCATATCATGAACATCCAAACCAAGCCAATGACCTGTTTTATGCATGAAGTAAACCTGATAGCTTCCTGTCTCAATGATCTCGTCAACTGAACCTTCCAGCAAGCCGATCTCCACCATCCCCTCTACCAGGAGTTTTAGATCAAGATCATGGAGTTCCTGGAAAGTAACCCCAGGTTTTGCTGCTTCGATCACAGCGTTCTGGGCTTTCAGAACCACTTCATAGATAGCCTTCTGAGCATCTGAATATTTCCCATTAGCTGGAAAGGTTCTGGTGATATCTGAAGCATACATTTGGTATTCAGCTGCTGCGTCAATCAGGATCAAGTCACCATCCTTGATCACATCCTGATTCTTGATATAGTGCAGTACTGTAGCATTATCACCACTCCCAACGATGGATGTATAGGCTGGGCCGGAGCCACCCTCAAAGACAAAATGACTCTCCATCACTGCCTGAAGCTGGTATTCATGCAAACCGGGAACACAGACTTGCATTGCTTTGACATGGGCTTCCTTTGAGATATCGGCAGCTTTCTGCATGAGCTCAATCTCATGTATATCCTTGAATAGTCGCATTTCATGACTGATGGATCCGATGGACTCGAGACTTTCAGGACCACCACCACTTCGCTGAATTTCGCCACGAACTTGACGCAACTGATCCAGCATCTTGTATTGATGCTCTTTCTCGTGGTTGAGATTGGTGAAAACTTTTGAAGCTGATTTCATGGCTTTTAATGCGTATTCACTAAATTCTGCAATATCCAGGGTCTGGTCAGCTCCATATTGTTCCATGGTTTCCTCAAAACTTAACCGCCAGCCGGTCCAGACCTCTTTTTCAGGATCCGGGGGAAGCACGAACAGGGTGAATTGTTGATCAGAGTTATTCGGATCAATAATGCAGGCAGCGCCGGGTTCAGCATAACCTGTGAAATAAAATAAATCTGAATCCTGACGATAGGGGTATTCCGTGTCATTGGTCCGGGTTTGTGCTGGTGCCCCCTTTAAAATGGCCACTCCATTTCCCAAGGATTGCATCAGTCTTTCCCGGCGAACTTCATAAATATTTTTATTAATCATGTTTCAATAGCTCCATTTTATAAGACGGCAAAGATAATAGAAAGCTGGTTGAGACGCAAGATTTTGCAGCGCTGTTGCCCGACTATCAAAACAGTCCTTGATAATTTCATCACTCCTACAGAAAATCCACAGATTTTGCAGATTGGACCAGATATAAATCATGCGACCTGAGTCACAATCCTATGAACAATTCTCAGATCTGATAGGGTCTTGGTTTCAACTGCCACCCTCTTTAGATTGATTTGCGATTCTCCTGGTGCAGTGGTGCCTGGAGTCGTTGAGTATTTGAGAGTTAGAGACAACTTTGTCTTATTAAGTAACATATTGATATATCTAAGGTTACCAAACATAATGGATAATTATTTTTCGAAACATCTTGAAATTTTGACTCGCTATCAGCGCTATAAGACGCGGGTCGTAAATATAGGTAATGTGCCACTGGGTGGCGATCATCCAATTCGGGTTCAATCCATGACTAACACCAACACCATGGATACAGAAGCCACTGTTGCTCAAACCATCCGCCTGGTTGATGCTGGCTGTGAATTGGTCAGAATAACTGCACCCAGTGTCAAGGAAGCCCAGAATCTGGGCGTAATCAAAGCTACTCTTGCAGATCGCGGTTATGCTGTCCCCCTCATTGCTGACATACATTTTGTCCCCCGTGCTGCTGAAGTAGCTGCCCAACTTGTTGAAAAAGTCAGGATAAATCCGGGAAATTATGTAGATCGGAAAAAGTTTCAACAAATAGAATACTCCGAAATTGAGTATCAGGCTGAAATTGACCGTATTCGGGAACGTTTTACTCCCCTGGTTAGAATATGTCGGGAAGCAGGCACAGCCATGCGCATCGGATCCAATCATGGTTCACTTTCTGATCGCATATTGAATCAATATGGTGACACTCCCTTGGGAATGGTGGAATCTGCTCTTGAATTTGTGCGAATTTGTGCTGAGGAGAATTTCCACGATATCGTGATCTCAATGAAAGCCAGCAACACACGGGTCATGATTCAGGCCTATCGGTTGTTGATCGATCATATGGAGCAGGAAGGTTTCAATTATCCACTTCATCTGGGAGTTACTGAGGCTGGCGATGGTGATGATGCCAGGATCAAATCAGCTCTCGGAATTGGTTCCCTGTTAAGCGACGGAATTGGCGATACGATTCGAGTTTCGCTTACTGAGGCACCTGAAGCAGAAATACCTGTAGCACTAGATCTGGTTAAAAGTATTCTGCCACTCCATCACCACGCGGAAATATCCGAGTTGAGCTCACTTCCCATTGATCTTTTCGAGTATAAACGTAGGGCAACTCATCGGTTCTCGATCATTGGAGACGGACAGGTACCAGTTGTTGTGGCAGACCTGAACGATTCAACTGTGGCTCTAGAATTGAAACTTAAGGCAGCAGGATATCA
It encodes the following:
- a CDS encoding aminopeptidase P N-terminal domain-containing protein — encoded protein: MINKNIYEVRRERLMQSLGNGVAILKGAPAQTRTNDTEYPYRQDSDLFYFTGYAEPGAACIIDPNNSDQQFTLFVLPPDPEKEVWTGWRLSFEETMEQYGADQTLDIAEFSEYALKAMKSASKVFTNLNHEKEHQYKMLDQLRQVRGEIQRSGGGPESLESIGSISHEMRLFKDIHEIELMQKAADISKEAHVKAMQVCVPGLHEYQLQAVMESHFVFEGGSGPAYTSIVGSGDNATVLHYIKNQDVIKDGDLILIDAAAEYQMYASDITRTFPANGKYSDAQKAIYEVVLKAQNAVIEAAKPGVTFQELHDLDLKLLVEGMVEIGLLEGSVDEIIETGSYQVYFMHKTGHWLGLDVHDMGKYMVDNKSRVLEPGMVFTVEPGIYVNSKTSAPEKYRGIGIRIEDNILITEKGNRNLTGAVPKEIADIEAIMAQAK
- the ispG gene encoding (E)-4-hydroxy-3-methylbut-2-enyl-diphosphate synthase produces the protein MDNYFSKHLEILTRYQRYKTRVVNIGNVPLGGDHPIRVQSMTNTNTMDTEATVAQTIRLVDAGCELVRITAPSVKEAQNLGVIKATLADRGYAVPLIADIHFVPRAAEVAAQLVEKVRINPGNYVDRKKFQQIEYSEIEYQAEIDRIRERFTPLVRICREAGTAMRIGSNHGSLSDRILNQYGDTPLGMVESALEFVRICAEENFHDIVISMKASNTRVMIQAYRLLIDHMEQEGFNYPLHLGVTEAGDGDDARIKSALGIGSLLSDGIGDTIRVSLTEAPEAEIPVALDLVKSILPLHHHAEISELSSLPIDLFEYKRRATHRFSIIGDGQVPVVVADLNDSTVALELKLKAAGYQFSHVNQTWSAGDLGADILYFGSNLPDIIISDNTLLLYDSATWLTLPGCDNQFPLFDLESFQSSGSHHTIANFVKVEAHLDVAQLPNDPSIIWVLSSHNRHRQAEQRRFILDLIQSGRSNPIILHNDYPCLSRNELLLTSGSEAGGLLNDGLVDGIWLRSSIIDLHDLNEIAFGVLQASRSRMTRTEYIACPSCGRTLFDLEEVTAQIRARTAHLKGVKIGIMGCIVNGPGEMADADFGYVGTGPGKVSLYRGQVVVKPHIPQVEAVDSLIELIKSEGYWVEPE